The following proteins are co-located in the Nonlabens ponticola genome:
- the ftsA gene encoding cell division protein FtsA: protein MDTQEYAVGLDIGTTKIVAMIGRKNEYGKLEILGVGRSKSQGVHRGVVNNITQTITSIQQAVTQAEAVSGMKIERVTVGIAGQHIRSLQHSDYVTRADSEQVIAQEDIDKLCQQVYKLVMLPGEAIIHVLPQEYKIDGQSEIKEPIGMYGGRLEANFHVVVGQIASIKNIGRCVKSAGLDLTDVTLEPLASAEAVLSQEEKEAGVALIDIGGGTTDLAIFKDGIIRHTAVIPQGGGIITQDIKEGCSIIEKQAELLKTKFGSAWPGENKENEIVSIPGLRGREPKEITLKNLSKIIHARVIEILETVFVEIKNYGHEEPKKQLIAGVVLTGGGSQLKHIKQLAEYVTGMPSRIGYPNEHLAGDSDTESTSPLFATAVGLVLKGLEANSLQAQANKEEEIIETESVNLEEEQQQEEPETNGPSVTQPSQKKGFLEGWAGKIKDFLDNAE from the coding sequence ATGGATACACAGGAATATGCGGTAGGACTGGACATAGGAACGACTAAGATTGTTGCTATGATAGGTCGCAAAAATGAGTACGGCAAGCTTGAGATCCTAGGTGTAGGAAGATCAAAAAGTCAAGGCGTTCACCGCGGCGTGGTGAACAATATCACCCAAACCATTACATCCATCCAGCAAGCGGTCACTCAGGCAGAAGCTGTAAGCGGCATGAAGATAGAGCGAGTCACTGTAGGTATAGCAGGGCAACATATACGCAGTTTGCAACACAGCGATTATGTCACTAGAGCAGATAGTGAGCAGGTGATCGCCCAAGAAGATATTGACAAATTATGCCAGCAGGTTTACAAGCTAGTTATGTTGCCAGGCGAGGCTATCATTCACGTTTTGCCACAAGAATATAAGATCGATGGTCAATCAGAGATCAAGGAGCCTATTGGTATGTACGGTGGTAGGCTTGAAGCTAACTTTCACGTGGTAGTAGGGCAAATTGCATCCATCAAGAACATAGGTCGTTGTGTTAAAAGCGCTGGTCTAGATCTTACTGATGTAACGCTGGAGCCACTTGCAAGTGCCGAAGCTGTCCTTAGCCAAGAAGAAAAAGAAGCTGGCGTGGCACTCATCGATATAGGTGGTGGCACGACAGACCTTGCCATTTTCAAGGATGGAATCATACGCCACACGGCTGTGATACCTCAAGGTGGTGGCATCATCACACAAGACATTAAGGAAGGCTGTAGCATTATTGAAAAGCAGGCAGAGCTTCTCAAGACAAAATTTGGTAGTGCATGGCCTGGTGAGAATAAAGAAAATGAGATCGTTTCCATTCCAGGTTTGCGTGGTCGTGAGCCTAAGGAAATCACACTCAAGAATTTGAGTAAGATTATCCATGCTCGAGTGATTGAGATTCTGGAGACCGTATTTGTGGAGATCAAGAACTACGGTCATGAGGAGCCTAAGAAGCAACTTATCGCTGGTGTGGTCCTTACCGGTGGTGGCAGCCAGTTAAAACACATCAAGCAATTAGCAGAATATGTGACGGGTATGCCCAGTCGTATAGGATACCCTAACGAGCACCTAGCAGGCGACAGCGATACAGAAAGTACCAGTCCATTATTCGCAACGGCAGTAGGTCTGGTTCTTAAGGGACTTGAAGCAAATTCTCTACAGGCACAAGCAAATAAAGAAGAAGAAATAATTGAAACAGAGTCAGTAAATCTGGAAGAAGAGCAGCAGCAAGAAGAGCCAGAAACAAACGGGCCATCTGTAACACAACCCAGCCAGAAGAAAGGTTTTCTAGAAGGATGGGCAGGAAAAATAAAAGATTTTTTAGACAACGCAGAGTAG